A portion of the Camelus ferus isolate YT-003-E chromosome 16, BCGSAC_Cfer_1.0, whole genome shotgun sequence genome contains these proteins:
- the LRRC75A gene encoding leucine-rich repeat-containing protein 75A isoform X2, with translation MRQAHDGLTQCSESSAHPSPQDLGMESTSLDDVLYRYASFRNLVDPITHDLVISLARYIHCPKPEGDALGAMEKLCRQLTYHLSPHSQWRPQRGLGKRKPQACLKAVLAGSPPDNTVDLSGIPLTPRDLERVTSYLQRCGEQVDSVELGFTGLTDDMVLQLLPALSTLPRLTTLALNGNWLTRALLRDLTDALKDPSRFPSVTWIDLGNNVDIFSLPQPFLLSLRKRSPKQGHLPTILELGEGPGGADEARGETEGQEDPGGGPAASAKDQGRETVGVAQT, from the exons ATGAGGCAGGCGCATGACGGCCTGACCCAGTGCAGTGAGTCCAGTGCACACCCATCACCTCAG GACCTAGGCATGGAGTCGACCTCGCTGGATGACGTCCTGTACCGCTACGCCAGCTTCAGGAACCTGGTGGACCCCATCACACACGACCTTGTCATCAGCCTGGCCCGCTACATCCACTGCCCCAAGCCG GAAGGCGACGCGCTGGGCGCCATGGAGAAGCTGTGCCGGCAGCTGACCTACCACCTGAGCCCCCACTCGCAGTGGAGGCCGCAACGcgggctggggaagaggaagccACAGGCCTG CCTCAAGGCCGTCCTGGCTGGGAGCCCTCCGGACAACACGGTGGACCTGTCGGGCATCCCACTGACCCCCCGTGACCTGGAGCGGGTGACCAGCTACCTGCAGCGCTGCGGGGAGCAGGTGGACAGCGTGGAGCTGGGCTTCACAGGCCTCACGGACGACATGGTCCTCCAGCTGCTGCCGGCCCTCAGCACACTGCCCCGGCTGACCACACTGGCCCTCAATGGCAACTGGCTGACACGGGCCCTGCTGCGCGACCTCACCGATGCCCTCAAGGACCCTAGCAGATTCCCCAGTGTCACATGGATTGACCTGGGCAACAACGTGGACATCTTCTCGctgccccagcccttcctgctCAGCCTGCGCAAGCGctcccccaagcagggccacctGCCCACCATCCTGGAGCTGGGTGAGGGCCCGGGCGGGGCGGACGAGGCCCGGGGTGAGACCGAGGGCCAAGAGGACCCCGGAGGGGGCCCTGCAGCCTCTGCCAAAGACCAGGGCAGGGAGACAGTAGGTGTAGCTCAGACGTGA